The following are encoded in a window of Arctopsyche grandis isolate Sample6627 chromosome 4, ASM5162203v2, whole genome shotgun sequence genomic DNA:
- the LOC143910268 gene encoding chymotrypsin-2-like, translating into MTPLRGVRVFSLLILFSLFGEYALQINPWPSPYYPGYPELGGYPMPGPMPAIPGFPRFPLLENSVANKVRVVGGRNATLGEIPYQVSIRLGNKNHNCGGCLIDKEWVLTAAHCLGPTSKYVTMGTIELNSGGITTGVSKFIKHPGYTQSSRSNDIGLLKLDKAVEFDQFIQPLTLPADDMGADSTLTLSGWGYLSYPNGYTPNNLQVLEVKSISNTLCSEKWAPYKIFPTGFCTIVPAGKGVCKGDSGGPLASNGEIHGIVSFGAACALGYPDVYTRVYSYKQWIQDTINQN; encoded by the exons ATGACGCCACTACGAGGAGTTCGTGTTTTCTCACTGTTGATTTTGTTTTCTCTGTTTGGAGAAT aTGCTCTGCAAATCAATCCTTGGCCGTCTCCATATTATCCAGGTTACCCAGAATTAGGGGGCTATCCTATGCCAGGACCAATGCCCGCCATACCAGGCTTTCCACGGTTTCCACTGCTAG aaaattctgTAGCAAATAAAGTACGAGTAGTTGGAGGTAGAAACGCTACACTTGGAGAAATTCCTTATCAAGTATCAATCAGATTaggcaataaaaatcacaattgtgGTGGATGTCTGATCGACAAAGAGTGGGTGCTCACTGCAGCTCACTGTCTCGG accTACTTCTAAATACGTGACAATGGGAACAATCGAACTAAACTCTGGTGGCATCACTACCGGTGTGTCGAAATTTATCAAGCATCCAGGATACACACAGTCCAGCCGATCAAACGATATTGGATTGTTAAAATTAGACAAAGCAGTTGAATTTGATCAATTCATTCAACCTTTAACCCTTCCTGCCGATGATATGGGAGCTGATTCAACTTTAACCTTGAGTGGATGGGGATACTTAAGT TATCCAAACGGATATACACCAAATAACCTTCAAGTTCTCGAAGTGAAATCGATATCTAACACTCTCTGTTCTGAGAAATGGGCACCGTATAAAATATTTCCAACAGGATTTTGCACAATAGTGCCAGCTGGAAAAGGAGTATGTAAA GGTGATTCTGGTGGACCGCTAGCCAGTAATGGTGAAATTCATGGGATTGTATCGTTTGGTGCAGCTTGTGCTCTCGGATATCCTGATGTTTACACAAGAGTTTACTCATATAAACAATGGATACAGGAtacaattaatcaaaattaa
- the LOC143911045 gene encoding chymotrypsin-2-like: protein MQKYYSEHKVLKKEFKMPNIYLALLIMGVLAGSSFGDVENRIIGGTPVSSPVTQAVSVLNLNLEHVCGGTIINSKWVLTSATCARTSGIKYIMAGATSIPNSDYVFHIWEIITHPDFNSEDDLNNIGMLKTLQTIIYTSRVGAANLPYYSVGSGTAMIISGWGRTSKTDASFSSSIRSLTVKSMSREECRLDMEPPREIYDRQLCGVRSTGKGVCTGDSGSGVIASGYVHGIVARTSSVENCALGYPEVFTRVYPFVSWINQVISNN from the exons ATGCAGAAATATTATTCAGAGCATAAAGTTTtgaaaaaagaatttaaaatgcCTAATATATATTTGGCACTTTTAATCATGGGAGTTTTGGCAG GATCAAGCTTTGGTGACGTTGAAAATAGAATTATTGGAGGCACACCAGTTTCTTCTCCCGTAACGCAAGCAGTCTCTgtactaaatttaaatttggaacATGTTTGTGGGGGGACcattattaattcaaaatgGGTCTTGACTTCTGCGACTTGCGCTAGAAC ttcTGGAATTAAATACATCATGGCAGGAGCTACCTCCATACCTAACAGTGACTACGTATTTCATATTTGGGAAATAATAACGCATCCTGATTTTAATTCTGAAGATGATTTGAACAACATAGGGATGCTAAAAACTCTTCAAACGATCATATATACCTCAAGAGTTGGTGCTGCAAATTTACCATATTACAGTGTTGGATCTGGAACTGCCATGATTATATCAGGGTGGGGAAGAACTAGT aAAACTGATGCATCATTTTCAAGTTCAATACGATCATTGACTGTAAAGAGCATGTCCAGAGAAGAATGTCGATTAGATATGGAACCTCCGAGGGAAATCTATGATCGTCAACTTTGCGGTGTTCGATCAACTGGCAAAGGAGTTTGTACG GGTGATTCTGGATCTGGAGTTATTGCTAGTGGTTATGTCCATGGAATTGTTGCCAGAACGTCTAGTGTCGAAAATTGTGCTCTTGGATATCCAGAGGTGTTCACTAGAGTTTATCCATTCGTTTCCTGGATTAATCAAGTCATATCGAATAATTAA
- the LOC143911046 gene encoding trypsin 3A1-like — MKIYLALILILGVFVGSSVSAIESRIIGGTPQLSPVIHAVSVQNSQNKHVCGGTIINTRWILTSATCATSADIKTVVFGETSLSNPRYIYTILSIVMHRDYNAQSDLNNIAAIQTLQTIVYGSRVGIATLSTSYIGSGIYLSLSGWGITNKTDPNPSITLQQLNMHSISRDECSADIVPRRVIVDQQLCGIRATGRGVCTGDTGSGVTWGNCLYGIVGKTPSVQDCAAGNPQVFLRITYYRAWITQATTTNFTTNYSVYYL; from the exons ATGAAGATATATTTggcattgattttaattttgggGGTGTTTGTCG GATCATCCGTCAGTGCGATTGAAAGCAGAATCATCGGAGGCACACCACAATTGAGCCCAGTTATTCATGCAGTGTCTGTACAAAATTCACAAAATAAACATGTTTGTGGGGGTACAATTATAAATACTAGATGGATTTTGACTTCTGCAACTTGCGCCACAAg tgCAGATATTAAGACAGTTGtgttcggagaaacttctctgTCTAATCCTCggtatatttatactattttgtCAATAGTAATGCATCGTGATTATAATGCTCAATCTGATTTGAACAACATAGCGGCGATACAAACTCTCCAAACCATCGTATACGGTTCGAGAGTCGGCATAGCAACTTTATCTACTTCGTATATTGGTTCTGGAATTTATTTGTCTTTATCAGGATGGGGAATAACTAAT AAAACAGACCCGAATCCTTCAATTACATTACAACAGTTAAATATGCATAGCATTTCTAGAGACGAATGTAGTGCTGATATTGTACCACGGAGAGTTATCGTTGACCAACAACTCTGTGGAATTCGCGCCACTGGAAGAGGAGTTTGTACG GGTGATACTGGATCAGGTGTTACTTGGGGAAATTGTCTTTATGGAATCGTCGGTAAAACACCAAGTGTACAAGACTGTGCTGCCGGAAATCCTCAAGTGTTCTTAAGGATTACTTATTATAGAGCTTGGATTACTCAAGCCACAACGACGAATTTTACAACAAATTACAGTGTTTATTACTTGtag
- the LOC143911382 gene encoding chymotrypsin-2-like, whose protein sequence is MFLAVILVLGVLGGSSGNAINSRIIGGTPETSPVRHVVSVQNLELKHLCGGTIVNTQWVLTSATCAKTPGIRYVSAGITSLNTYDAVLHVNKIILHPDFIPEDELNDIALLKTLQHFVFSIRIAPADFPIYDLGSGYTMSVSGWGVTSKTSDTFSISLRSITLRSLSNEECRLDIEPKREIYDLQICGIRSAGKGVCTGDTGNGLVFSGSIHGIVGKTANRENCASGYPEVFTRVNAFMPWIDRVISNN, encoded by the exons ATGTTTTTGGCAGTAATATTAGTTTTAGGAGTTTTGGGAG gaTCGAGTGGTAATGCAATCAATAGCAGAATCATTGGTGGTACACCAGAAACATCACCTGTTCGACATGTAGTTTCCGTACAGAATTTGGAACTGAAACATCTTTGCGGAGGTACAATTGTTAATACTCAATGGGTGCTGACTTCAGCGACTTGTGCaaaaac ccCAGGTATAAGGTACGTTTCCGCAGGAATAACATCACTTAACACCTATGATGCCGTCCTacacgtaaataaaataatattgcatCCCGATTTTATTCCCGAAGACGAATTAAACGATATAGCTTTGTTGAAAACTCTTCAACATTTCGTATTTAGTATTAGAATAGCTCCAGCAGATTTTCCGATATACGACCTTGGATCTGGATATACTATGAGCGTATCAGGATGGGGTGTAActagt AAAACGAGTGATACCTTCTCAATTTCATTGCGATCGATTACCCTCAGGAGTTTGTCCAACGAAGAATGTCGGTTGGATATTGAGCCGAAAAGAGAAATTTATGATTTACAAATCTGTGGAATACGATCCGCTGGAAAAGGAGTCTGCACG GGTGACACTGGAAATGGTCTTGTATTCAGTGGTAGTATCCACGGCATAGTAGGAAAAACTGCTAACAGGGAAAACTGTGCAAGTGGGTATCCTGAAGTGTTTACTAGAGTAAATGCTTTTATGCCTTGGATCGATCGAGTTATATCAAACAATTAA